The Candidatus Omnitrophota bacterium genome includes a region encoding these proteins:
- a CDS encoding TolC family protein, with protein sequence MRNKISLSFFILCILGVFCLSAFAQTSIDRIVADSLSLGKPYVLSLDEVSQIALRNNFDIQIARYDAEIAKTKKGEAQSIYDTVLTAEAAYRKDKSAKTSSFSGSRSVTNDYDVGINKKLPTGTTLSLDQTNNRTWTDSSYVTTNPSHDSSLGFTVSQDLGRNFFGIQDRGDIKVTQIDIQNLQYVSLGKIEQSLSDVQIDFWGLVLALDFVKIEKDMLVQAERLYLINKEKLADGLVEQPDFLASEANYKQRVADVWVAENSAKTRMNALKLGLNLTQDMSDIMPANDLILQEQESRIETSLINAFEHRRDYRQALNDVRMRNIKLSMKKNNAWPEINLSASMARNGLGDNFKESIENISREDHPDFLALLKVSVPLENRKAKSQLKKAELEKAQALVALKMTERTIMINVVDQVRLCNTLFAKAKQQKEIAELQSKKLQEQEKIFSYGRSDVDTIIRYQQDALVAEKQASQSLFDYQASLIDLKVQEGVLLQQYWQEGI encoded by the coding sequence ATGAGAAATAAGATTTCTTTAAGTTTTTTTATTCTTTGTATCCTTGGTGTTTTTTGTCTTTCTGCTTTTGCTCAGACTAGTATTGATCGCATTGTTGCAGATAGCCTTTCGCTTGGGAAGCCATATGTCCTTTCTTTAGATGAAGTTAGTCAGATTGCTTTGCGAAATAATTTTGATATTCAGATAGCGCGTTATGATGCCGAGATTGCTAAAACAAAAAAAGGGGAAGCACAGTCTATCTACGATACTGTTCTGACTGCGGAAGCGGCGTATCGTAAAGATAAAAGTGCCAAGACATCGAGTTTTTCTGGAAGCAGATCTGTGACCAATGATTATGATGTAGGTATAAACAAGAAGCTACCAACGGGAACTACTTTAAGCTTGGACCAAACAAACAATCGCACTTGGACTGATTCTTCTTATGTGACAACAAATCCTTCCCATGATTCTTCTTTAGGTTTTACAGTAAGCCAAGATTTGGGAAGAAATTTCTTTGGTATTCAAGATCGAGGCGACATTAAGGTGACGCAAATTGATATTCAGAATTTACAATATGTTTCGTTGGGTAAGATCGAACAATCTTTGTCTGATGTGCAAATAGATTTTTGGGGTTTAGTGTTGGCGCTTGATTTTGTAAAAATAGAGAAAGACATGCTGGTTCAAGCAGAGCGGCTTTATCTAATTAATAAAGAAAAGCTTGCTGATGGGCTAGTCGAGCAGCCAGATTTTTTAGCATCAGAGGCAAACTATAAACAACGCGTTGCCGATGTTTGGGTTGCTGAAAATAGCGCAAAGACAAGGATGAATGCATTAAAATTAGGTTTAAATTTAACACAAGATATGTCTGATATCATGCCTGCCAATGATTTGATTTTGCAAGAACAAGAGTCGAGAATTGAAACATCTTTAATCAATGCCTTTGAACATCGTCGAGATTATAGACAGGCTCTTAATGATGTTCGAATGCGTAATATTAAACTTTCTATGAAGAAAAACAATGCTTGGCCAGAAATTAATCTTAGTGCATCGATGGCGCGCAATGGATTAGGTGATAATTTTAAAGAGTCCATCGAGAATATTTCTAGAGAAGATCATCCTGATTTTTTAGCACTGCTAAAGGTAAGCGTTCCTTTGGAAAATAGAAAAGCTAAGTCACAATTAAAGAAAGCAGAGCTCGAGAAGGCCCAAGCGCTTGTTGCTCTCAAGATGACAGAGAGAACCATCATGATCAATGTTGTCGATCAGGTTCGACTTTGCAACACATTGTTTGCAAAAGCAAAACAGCAAAAAGAAATTGCAGAGCTTCAGAGCAAGAAACTTCAAGAGCAAGAAAAGATTTTTAGTTATGGTCGAAGCGATGTTGATACAATTATTCGATATCAGCAGGATGCTCTTGTGGCTGAAAAGCAGGCGTCGCAATCTTTGTTTGATTATCAGGCATCTTTGATTGATTTAAAGGTTCAAGAAGGTGTTTTGCTGCAACAGTATTGGCAAGAGGGAATATAA
- a CDS encoding efflux RND transporter permease subunit, with amino-acid sequence MKIAEFSVKNSTLVNLISFLIIFIGIFSMYNLRKEAFPSVDYDMVTVTTSYPGAPANDVEKLVTIPIEKEIKGISGIKEINAISEESVSTIGIEIDSKTTDKKQVVDDIERAVARVQNLPEGVKDDPYVFEIKSKEIPVLEISISGDIPDVKRREYGENLEDLILDVYGVASIRRMGWLDPQFQVEVNPQKLKEYHVSINEIINALKAKNITLPGGHLTTEQEEFNVRTTGEFNTIEEIQEVVVRSNDMGNHLKVHDIANVVKTFEDEESIARTNGKRTLGMVVIKSEGADIVKVVKKVNDAIDQFKQILPKGVDVTTANDMSFYVKRRLGVLRTNGFIGFFLVVVVLFLFLDPVPALMTAMGIPIALFTTFFCMHIFGVTVNLVSMLGLIIVLGMIVDDGIIVSENVYRYVESGMSPREAAIKGTNEVVAPITAAVLTTCAAFAPLLFIPDIMGKFIRQIPIVVMIALGASLLEAFIILPSHLAEFVKGQEFKKHVSEKRKEKKWFEKINNFYLRILKFTLKNRYVVLGSVVIFCVFVIAFAANTMKVVLFTGEGIEDFYIRAEAKVGTPLKKMEELILPVEQLIETIDASERDSYRTYIGEISNERGFDPNSKKGSYFAQLTVFLTPAQERQRTQKEIINFLRPKLEKIQGFDKLYFYAQKEGPPTGRAIELGVKGDDLEVLEAISNKIVKFLENVKGASDVSSNYVFGKKDLRVIVDEEKANKYFLNVNDIALTVRSTFYGGKATAVKPLKAEDEIDVLVRFPQEYRNDINVFDDILIENKRGSLVPLKSVASIKEKEGLFSIAHLDGKRVVWITGDVDGKNATSFSVNELLKKEFSNIENEYPGYFLKFGGEYEEQKETQANLLFSLVVALFLIFIILTAVFGSLLQPFIVMTAIPFGIVGVLLVFMAHGRPLTFLALMGSVGLTGIVVNDSVVLVDFINKLRKAGNDRRESLIEAGRVRLRPVLMTTITTIAGLVSVAYGIGGGDPFLKPMGLALIWGLFFATGLTLIMVPCIYAIVDDFSEKVFHHATIKVNGDMAQ; translated from the coding sequence GTGAAGATTGCCGAATTTTCAGTTAAGAATTCAACATTAGTAAACTTGATATCTTTTTTGATTATATTCATTGGGATATTTTCCATGTATAATTTACGAAAAGAGGCTTTTCCTTCGGTTGATTATGATATGGTTACGGTTACAACGTCTTATCCTGGAGCGCCTGCAAACGACGTCGAGAAACTTGTTACAATCCCTATTGAGAAAGAAATTAAAGGCATTAGTGGTATAAAGGAAATAAACGCGATTTCTGAGGAAAGCGTTTCTACTATAGGAATAGAGATCGATTCGAAAACAACGGATAAGAAGCAAGTAGTCGATGATATTGAGCGTGCTGTGGCTAGAGTTCAAAATTTGCCCGAAGGGGTAAAAGATGATCCGTATGTGTTTGAAATTAAAAGCAAGGAAATTCCTGTTCTTGAAATTTCGATTAGCGGCGATATCCCTGATGTTAAGCGCAGAGAGTACGGAGAAAATTTAGAGGATCTAATCCTTGATGTTTACGGTGTCGCGAGCATACGACGAATGGGATGGCTAGATCCTCAATTCCAAGTTGAAGTAAATCCTCAAAAATTAAAAGAATATCATGTTTCAATCAATGAGATAATCAATGCCTTGAAGGCAAAGAATATTACTTTGCCTGGAGGACATCTGACAACAGAGCAGGAAGAATTTAATGTTAGAACAACTGGAGAGTTTAATACGATTGAAGAGATTCAAGAGGTTGTTGTGCGTTCTAACGACATGGGTAATCATTTAAAAGTCCACGATATTGCTAATGTTGTCAAAACTTTTGAGGACGAAGAAAGCATCGCACGCACAAACGGAAAACGTACACTTGGAATGGTTGTCATAAAGTCTGAAGGCGCGGATATCGTAAAAGTCGTCAAAAAGGTTAATGATGCCATTGACCAATTTAAACAAATATTACCTAAAGGTGTTGATGTCACGACGGCAAATGACATGTCTTTTTATGTTAAAAGACGGTTAGGGGTTCTTCGCACGAATGGCTTTATTGGATTTTTTTTAGTTGTTGTTGTCTTGTTTTTGTTTTTAGATCCTGTTCCTGCGCTTATGACTGCCATGGGAATTCCCATTGCTTTATTTACAACATTTTTTTGTATGCATATTTTCGGCGTTACGGTTAATCTTGTTTCGATGCTGGGGCTTATTATTGTTTTGGGCATGATTGTCGATGACGGGATTATTGTGTCCGAAAATGTGTATCGTTATGTTGAGTCCGGCATGTCCCCAAGAGAAGCCGCTATTAAAGGAACAAATGAGGTTGTTGCTCCAATCACGGCTGCTGTTTTAACAACTTGTGCGGCATTCGCACCGTTACTTTTTATTCCAGATATTATGGGAAAATTTATTAGACAAATTCCGATTGTTGTAATGATTGCCTTAGGCGCATCGCTTTTGGAAGCATTTATTATTTTGCCTTCTCATTTGGCCGAATTTGTAAAAGGGCAAGAATTCAAAAAACATGTCAGTGAGAAGCGAAAAGAAAAAAAATGGTTTGAGAAAATAAATAATTTTTATCTTCGCATATTGAAATTTACGCTTAAAAATCGTTATGTCGTGCTTGGCTCTGTCGTTATTTTTTGTGTTTTTGTTATCGCCTTTGCTGCGAACACCATGAAGGTGGTATTGTTTACGGGTGAAGGAATAGAAGATTTTTATATTCGAGCTGAGGCAAAAGTTGGTACCCCTCTGAAAAAAATGGAGGAGCTAATTTTGCCAGTTGAGCAGCTTATTGAAACTATTGATGCGAGCGAACGAGATTCGTACAGAACTTATATTGGAGAAATTTCTAATGAACGTGGATTTGATCCAAATTCAAAAAAAGGATCATATTTTGCGCAATTAACCGTCTTTTTAACGCCAGCACAAGAAAGACAACGAACACAGAAGGAAATTATTAATTTTTTACGCCCTAAATTAGAGAAGATTCAAGGATTTGATAAGCTTTATTTTTATGCTCAAAAAGAAGGCCCGCCAACTGGACGTGCGATAGAGCTTGGTGTTAAAGGCGATGATCTTGAAGTTCTTGAGGCCATTTCTAATAAAATTGTTAAGTTTTTAGAGAATGTGAAAGGTGCTAGTGACGTTTCAAGTAACTATGTTTTTGGAAAAAAAGATTTAAGAGTTATTGTAGATGAAGAAAAGGCGAATAAATATTTTTTAAATGTTAATGATATTGCATTGACAGTTAGAAGTACTTTTTATGGTGGGAAAGCCACAGCGGTTAAACCTCTTAAAGCTGAGGATGAAATCGATGTTTTAGTGCGTTTTCCGCAAGAATATAGAAATGATATTAATGTGTTTGATGATATTTTAATTGAAAATAAAAGAGGTAGCTTGGTGCCTTTAAAATCTGTTGCGTCGATAAAAGAAAAAGAGGGCTTGTTTTCAATTGCTCATCTTGATGGCAAGCGGGTGGTTTGGATAACCGGGGATGTCGATGGCAAGAATGCAACTTCATTTTCTGTTAATGAATTGCTTAAAAAAGAATTTTCTAATATTGAAAATGAATATCCTGGATATTTCTTGAAGTTTGGTGGTGAATATGAAGAGCAAAAAGAAACTCAGGCAAATTTGTTGTTTTCTCTTGTTGTTGCGCTTTTCTTGATTTTTATTATTTTAACGGCAGTATTCGGTTCACTCTTGCAGCCATTTATTGTTATGACTGCCATCCCGTTTGGAATCGTGGGTGTTCTTCTTGTTTTTATGGCTCATGGAAGGCCTTTGACGTTTCTTGCTCTTATGGGGTCTGTTGGTCTAACCGGTATTGTTGTTAATGATTCTGTTGTCTTGGTTGATTTTATCAATAAGTTAAGAAAAGCTGGAAATGATCGAAGGGAATCATTGATTGAGGCTGGAAGAGTAAGGCTGCGTCCAGTTTTGATGACTACGATTACAACCATTGCTGGTTTGGTGTCTGTTGCTTATGGTATTGGAGGCGGTGATCCATTTTTAAAGCCTATGGGCTTGGCCTTGATTTGGGGACTCTTTTTCGCAACAGGGCTGACTTTAATTATGGTTCCTTGTATTTATGCGATTGTTGATGATTTCTCAGAAAAAGTTTTTCATCATGCTACAATTAAAGTTAATGGGGATATGGCGCAATAG
- the recG gene encoding ATP-dependent DNA helicase RecG has product MVKNLREISVQFIKGVGPQRKKTFERLGVFNAEDLLYLFPRRYEDRTSMTPLSELKVGEWQTVSGKVLKQSGRKSWHTKKHVYEMQVGDDHSRVFCVWFNRPYLDRYFEVGQQVVLYGKVDIYKDRLQLVSPDYEIITDDEEDRSLSVGRIVPIYPLTRGITQRYIRKTIKRCLDKYAVFAQDVLPDNLRKKYKLDNLVKSLWNIHFPEDEKKKVIAYKRVSFEEFFLFQISVLLRRLNIVQKKGIVHRITEDFYQEFLNLFSFDLTAAQKKTIQEIISDLTAISPMHRLLQGDVGSGKTLVAFFACLAAVKNGHQAALMAPTEILARQHYEVLKKIIENSPFCNTRIEILINETDKREKEEIISQVKKGKVDVLIGTHALIQQGVEFKDLSVAIIDEQHKFGVRQRALLSAKGKSPDVLVMTATPIPRTLCLTLYGDLDVSTIDEMPVGRGKIETMLFSHNDAFSAYKIIKESIESGQQAYIVYPIIDESEKLDLKSAEQMFRQFKREEFKDFRLGLLHGQMKKHQAQDVMHKFKQGEIQILVATTVLEVGVDVPNATVMLIEHADRFGLSQLHQLRGRIGRGRLNSKCLLISEPTTQEGQARLDAILSTNDGFEIAQKDFLIRGPGEFFGRHQHGLNELKDANPQAQMDILELARVEAIDLTKQDPELKKSTNTGIKDTILRRYPNYLANILSG; this is encoded by the coding sequence ATGGTGAAAAATTTAAGAGAAATTTCTGTTCAATTTATTAAAGGCGTTGGGCCACAGCGTAAAAAAACTTTTGAGCGTCTTGGTGTTTTTAATGCAGAGGATCTTTTGTATCTTTTTCCGCGTCGTTATGAAGATAGAACAAGCATGACGCCATTGTCTGAGCTTAAAGTTGGTGAGTGGCAAACTGTTAGCGGTAAGGTGCTAAAACAGTCGGGTCGAAAGAGTTGGCACACCAAAAAGCATGTTTATGAGATGCAGGTTGGCGATGATCATTCTCGAGTTTTTTGTGTCTGGTTTAATCGTCCTTATCTTGATCGTTATTTTGAGGTGGGCCAGCAAGTGGTTCTTTATGGAAAAGTTGATATTTATAAAGATCGTTTACAGCTCGTTTCGCCGGACTACGAAATTATTACTGACGATGAAGAGGATCGCTCTTTAAGCGTTGGGCGCATTGTTCCTATTTATCCTTTGACGCGTGGCATAACACAGCGTTATATTCGAAAAACAATTAAACGTTGCTTAGATAAATATGCAGTTTTTGCTCAAGATGTTCTTCCGGATAACCTTCGAAAAAAATATAAACTCGATAATCTTGTTAAAAGTTTATGGAATATTCATTTTCCTGAAGACGAAAAGAAAAAAGTGATTGCATATAAGCGGGTTTCTTTTGAGGAGTTCTTTTTATTTCAAATTTCTGTTTTGTTGCGTCGTCTAAATATTGTTCAGAAAAAAGGAATTGTGCATCGCATCACGGAGGACTTTTATCAGGAGTTTTTAAACCTTTTTAGTTTTGATCTGACTGCGGCACAGAAAAAAACAATTCAGGAGATCATAAGTGACTTGACAGCGATAAGTCCGATGCATCGACTTTTGCAGGGGGATGTTGGGTCAGGTAAAACTTTGGTTGCTTTTTTTGCATGCTTGGCAGCTGTTAAAAATGGACATCAAGCTGCCTTAATGGCTCCAACCGAAATCTTGGCACGGCAACATTATGAAGTTCTTAAAAAGATAATAGAGAATTCACCGTTTTGCAATACCCGCATTGAAATTTTAATAAATGAAACTGATAAGAGGGAAAAAGAAGAAATTATAAGCCAGGTAAAAAAAGGAAAAGTTGATGTATTGATTGGAACACATGCTTTGATTCAGCAGGGTGTTGAGTTTAAAGATTTAAGTGTTGCCATTATTGATGAGCAACACAAATTTGGTGTTCGTCAACGCGCCTTGCTTTCCGCAAAAGGAAAAAGCCCAGATGTTTTGGTTATGACCGCAACACCAATTCCGCGCACTTTGTGCTTGACGTTGTATGGTGATTTGGATGTTTCAACGATTGATGAAATGCCTGTTGGCCGAGGTAAGATTGAGACAATGTTATTTTCTCATAATGATGCGTTTAGCGCATATAAAATAATTAAAGAATCTATTGAAAGCGGACAACAAGCATACATTGTATATCCAATTATTGATGAGTCTGAAAAGTTGGATCTGAAATCTGCAGAACAGATGTTTAGGCAGTTTAAGAGAGAAGAATTTAAGGATTTTCGGTTGGGACTTTTGCATGGGCAAATGAAAAAACATCAAGCACAAGATGTTATGCACAAGTTTAAGCAAGGTGAGATTCAGATTTTAGTGGCGACAACTGTTTTAGAGGTTGGTGTTGATGTGCCAAATGCAACAGTTATGCTTATTGAACATGCTGATCGCTTTGGGCTTTCACAATTGCATCAACTTCGGGGGCGTATCGGACGTGGGCGGTTAAATTCAAAATGTTTATTGATCTCAGAGCCAACAACGCAGGAAGGCCAAGCACGTTTGGATGCAATTTTATCAACTAACGATGGATTTGAGATTGCACAAAAAGATTTTTTGATTCGTGGTCCTGGAGAGTTTTTTGGCCGACATCAGCATGGACTTAATGAGCTGAAAGATGCAAATCCTCAAGCACAAATGGATATTCTAGAGCTAGCAAGGGTTGAGGCGATTGATTTGACAAAACAAGATCCGGAGTTGAAAAAATCAACAAATACTGGTATAAAGGATACAATACTTAGAAGATATCCTAACTATTTGGCGAATATTTTATCGGGTTAG
- the rsmD gene encoding 16S rRNA (guanine(966)-N(2))-methyltransferase RsmD: MKILSGKLKGRNFYMPHGIRPTSDIIRKSVFDILGQELDDLSFLDLFAGSGAMGFEAISRGAKNVIFVEKDIKCFKVLEENMAILEMPYQQRKDCYFDLFKLDSFAAIKEFARKKRQFDIIFIDPPYSRELAKKALKTLCAHDIVFSNSLLVFQHDKREDLPDQQGRFSLFKTRKYGASLVSIYRSS; encoded by the coding sequence ATGAAAATATTAAGCGGAAAACTAAAAGGTCGTAATTTCTACATGCCACATGGCATTCGTCCGACATCGGATATTATCCGAAAGTCGGTTTTTGACATTTTAGGTCAAGAACTAGATGATTTAAGTTTTTTAGATCTTTTTGCGGGAAGCGGGGCTATGGGATTTGAGGCGATCTCGCGTGGGGCCAAAAATGTTATTTTTGTCGAGAAAGATATCAAATGTTTCAAGGTTCTTGAAGAAAATATGGCGATTCTTGAGATGCCGTACCAACAGCGAAAAGATTGTTATTTTGATCTTTTTAAGCTTGATTCGTTTGCCGCGATCAAGGAATTTGCAAGAAAAAAGAGACAATTCGATATTATTTTTATTGACCCACCTTATAGTCGAGAACTGGCAAAAAAAGCCTTGAAAACCTTATGTGCACATGATATAGTATTTTCCAATTCTCTGCTAGTGTTTCAGCATGATAAGAGGGAAGATTTACCGGACCAACAAGGCCGGTTTTCGCTTTTTAAGACTAGAAAATATGGCGCCTCTTTGGTGAGCATTTATAGGAGCAGTTAA
- the coaD gene encoding pantetheine-phosphate adenylyltransferase, translating into MNKLAIYPGTFDPITLGHLDVIQRTSYIFPEVIVAVAETSRKNLLFSLQERIDMVREATKDLKGVRVEVFNSLVVDFARKKKSAVLIRGLRMISDFEYEFQMALTNRRLAEDVETVFLMPSEKHSFISSTLLKEVSVLGADVSTMVPDFVEKKLKAKLAS; encoded by the coding sequence GTGAATAAGTTAGCTATATATCCAGGGACCTTTGATCCCATTACACTTGGTCATCTGGATGTTATTCAGAGGACTAGTTATATTTTTCCAGAAGTGATTGTGGCTGTAGCAGAAACGTCTCGAAAGAATCTTTTGTTTAGCCTTCAAGAGCGTATCGATATGGTGCGCGAAGCCACCAAAGATTTAAAGGGTGTTCGGGTAGAGGTTTTTAATAGCTTGGTTGTTGATTTTGCACGCAAAAAAAAGTCTGCCGTTTTAATCCGTGGTTTGCGTATGATTTCTGATTTTGAATACGAGTTTCAAATGGCATTAACTAATCGTCGTTTGGCAGAAGACGTTGAGACTGTTTTTTTGATGCCATCTGAAAAACATTCCTTTATTTCATCAACACTCTTAAAAGAAGTTTCGGTGTTGGGAGCCGATGTCTCGACGATGGTTCCGGATTTTGTTGAAAAAAAGCTTAAAGCAAAATTAGCTTCATGA
- a CDS encoding DUF177 domain-containing protein, with product MKIAIKDIPLCGLEIDGILEKEDFTFDGEDIQCLAPVCVSAYLECIGNVVSAKASVKANFSVLCGRCLRSFEKEIVKDLVFHYDLEEHPRYIELGEDVRQEILLDFPSKILCADDCKGICSSCGMDLNSEKCSCNRRNSI from the coding sequence ATGAAGATTGCTATTAAAGATATTCCTCTGTGCGGCTTGGAGATTGATGGAATTCTTGAAAAAGAAGATTTCACCTTTGATGGTGAAGATATCCAATGCTTAGCTCCTGTTTGTGTGAGCGCATATCTTGAGTGTATTGGTAATGTTGTATCGGCGAAAGCGAGCGTGAAAGCAAATTTTTCTGTTTTATGTGGGCGATGTCTTCGATCTTTTGAAAAAGAAATTGTAAAAGATTTGGTTTTCCACTACGATTTGGAGGAGCATCCAAGGTATATTGAGCTTGGCGAAGATGTTCGCCAGGAAATTCTTTTAGATTTTCCATCGAAGATTCTTTGTGCAGATGATTGCAAGGGGATTTGCTCAAGTTGTGGGATGGATTTAAATAGTGAAAAATGTAGTTGCAACAGAAGAAATAGTATTTAG
- the rpmF gene encoding 50S ribosomal protein L32: MAHPKRQHSKQRSRKRRTHYKAEAPAVSVCSNCKKEIVPHRVCPYCGHYKGKLVVEIKVKEAKKKK, from the coding sequence ATGGCACATCCAAAAAGACAGCATTCGAAGCAGCGTTCACGCAAAAGACGAACGCATTACAAAGCTGAAGCACCAGCAGTGAGTGTTTGCTCGAATTGTAAAAAAGAAATTGTACCTCACCGAGTCTGTCCATATTGCGGGCATTATAAAGGCAAGCTAGTTGTTGAGATTAAGGTGAAAGAGGCGAAAAAGAAGAAATAG
- the plsX gene encoding phosphate acyltransferase PlsX, with amino-acid sequence MNIIVDAMGGDHAPHEIVKGVIQAIEEFDINVTLVGVEDKVHEELSKYKYSKDRIEVVHAPDVIGMHDPATSSIRRKKNSSITTGVDLLKDSSKYDAFISAGNTGAVVCASTVLLKMLPGVERPAIGLVIPTEKRFSFLIDVGANTDPKPQHLLHSALMANVYAQKILNIKEPKIGLLNIGAEETKGTEFSKETHRLLSERVYNFAGNIEANEIFSGRCDCIICDGYVGNIVIKVAESVMESAGALIKREIKKSPLALWGAFLMKSRLLHIKKHADYTEYGGAPLLGVNGLVMISHGRSSAKAIKNAIRATIREVEDNLIENMIKEVG; translated from the coding sequence GTGAATATTATTGTTGATGCTATGGGTGGCGATCATGCGCCGCATGAAATCGTCAAAGGTGTTATTCAGGCCATTGAAGAATTTGATATCAATGTGACTTTAGTTGGTGTTGAAGATAAAGTTCACGAAGAGCTTTCTAAATATAAATATTCAAAAGATCGTATTGAAGTTGTTCATGCACCCGACGTGATCGGCATGCATGATCCTGCCACATCATCTATCCGAAGAAAAAAGAATTCTTCTATTACCACAGGTGTCGATCTTTTAAAAGATTCAAGTAAATATGATGCTTTTATCAGTGCCGGCAACACGGGCGCTGTTGTTTGCGCGTCTACGGTTTTATTAAAAATGCTTCCCGGTGTTGAACGGCCAGCCATTGGCTTGGTTATTCCGACGGAAAAGCGTTTTTCTTTTCTGATTGATGTTGGTGCCAACACAGATCCAAAACCGCAACATCTTCTTCATTCTGCGTTGATGGCGAATGTGTATGCTCAAAAAATTCTAAATATCAAAGAACCTAAAATTGGACTTCTTAATATTGGAGCTGAAGAAACTAAAGGGACAGAATTTAGCAAAGAAACCCATCGGCTTTTGTCCGAACGGGTTTATAATTTTGCTGGAAATATTGAGGCCAACGAAATTTTTTCTGGTCGTTGCGATTGCATTATTTGTGATGGATACGTAGGTAATATTGTAATCAAAGTGGCTGAAAGTGTGATGGAATCGGCGGGAGCTTTGATTAAAAGAGAAATCAAAAAAAGCCCTCTTGCTTTATGGGGAGCGTTTTTGATGAAGTCGCGATTGTTGCATATTAAAAAGCATGCTGATTACACCGAATATGGTGGAGCGCCTCTTTTGGGTGTTAATGGCCTTGTTATGATTAGTCATGGTCGATCAAGTGCCAAGGCAATCAAGAATGCTATTCGTGCAACGATTCGCGAAGTTGAAGATAATTTGATTGAAAACATGATTAAAGAGGTAGGCTAA
- a CDS encoding ketoacyl-ACP synthase III has translation MQNIEILSLGHYVPSKRLTNADLEKIVDTSDEWITTRTGIKERRIAGEHEKTSDLAIKAAEQALYNAKLPALKIELIIVATTSPDSNFPSVACLVQKGIGAKHAVAFDVSAACTGYVYALSVAHQFLLTGMYKNALVIAADRLTTMIDWEDRDTCVLFGDGAGACILAKGRRQGILSEHLESFGEYGDLMKVVIPETRHPSKPKHGSGQLPYIRMRGSELFKIAVNSMAECTELAIKKAKIDISDVACIVPHQANDRIIAGVAKKLKIPKEKVFINIEKYGNMSAASAAVALYEAVEVGRIRKGDYVVLVAFGAGLVSGAMVLKF, from the coding sequence ATGCAGAATATAGAAATTCTTTCGCTTGGCCATTATGTTCCTTCCAAAAGATTAACTAATGCAGATTTAGAGAAAATTGTTGATACATCCGACGAGTGGATTACTACGCGCACAGGAATCAAAGAGCGTCGTATTGCAGGCGAGCATGAAAAAACAAGCGATTTAGCGATCAAAGCTGCGGAGCAAGCTTTGTATAATGCAAAACTTCCTGCATTAAAAATAGAATTGATCATTGTTGCGACAACTTCGCCGGACAGCAATTTCCCGTCTGTGGCTTGTCTGGTTCAGAAAGGTATTGGGGCTAAGCATGCAGTAGCGTTTGATGTTTCGGCGGCTTGCACAGGATATGTTTATGCATTATCGGTGGCACATCAGTTTTTGCTGACGGGAATGTATAAAAATGCGCTTGTGATTGCAGCGGATCGATTGACCACGATGATTGATTGGGAAGACAGAGACACTTGTGTTCTTTTTGGTGATGGAGCAGGAGCTTGTATTTTAGCAAAAGGAAGACGCCAAGGGATTTTGTCAGAACATCTGGAAAGTTTTGGTGAATATGGCGATTTAATGAAAGTTGTTATTCCTGAGACTCGTCACCCGTCTAAGCCAAAACATGGATCAGGGCAGCTTCCGTATATTCGTATGCGCGGATCAGAGCTTTTTAAGATTGCTGTTAATTCCATGGCAGAGTGCACTGAGCTTGCTATCAAGAAAGCAAAGATTGATATCTCTGATGTTGCTTGCATTGTTCCTCATCAGGCCAATGATCGGATTATTGCCGGTGTGGCAAAGAAATTGAAAATTCCGAAGGAAAAAGTTTTTATTAATATTGAAAAATATGGCAACATGTCTGCGGCATCAGCTGCGGTTGCCTTGTACGAAGCGGTAGAAGTTGGCCGCATTCGCAAAGGGGACTATGTTGTTTTAGTTGCTTTTGGTGCAGGGCTTGTTTCGGGAGCGATGGTGCTGAAGTTTTAG